The genomic interval ATCTCGATTCGCGGATCGAACGCGCGAAACGGCTATGGCATTCGCAACCTGGTGATCTTTGACGACGGCTTCCCGGTCACCCAGCCTGACGGATTGTCCCGCAGCGACCTGATCGATCCTCGCGCCTACGGGGCCATCGACGTCATCCGAGGTCCGTCGTCCGCGCTTTACGGCAATTACGCGACCGGCGGCGCGCTGAACTTCAGGACCCGTCGTGGCGGCGAGATCAACGGATTCGAGTACGGTCTCGATGCCGGAAGCTACGGCTACCTCAACAACTATCTGACGGCCGGCAAGAAGATCGGAAACTTCGAGGCTTCGCTGTTCGCGAGCGACGTGCGCGGCGACGGCTATTTCGGCAACAGCTGGTTCAATACCCAGACCGTGAACTTCCTGGGGACGCTGCAGGCGACGCCGGACGATCGTTTCACCTTCAAGCTGATCAACAACATGCTGGATGCGCGTATCCCGATCCGATCCTCGCTCAATCAATTCTACACCAACCCTTTCCAGCGGGGTTGTGCGACCGCCGCGATGGCTGCTCCCGGCTGCGGCACGATCACGCTGTTCAACAACGGCTTCAACGCGACCGCCGGGACCGACCGCGAAACGGCCGAGCAGGCCGGGCTTGGCCGCACCGATCGCCGGACCATCGTCGGCGGACGCTGGGAGCATGATTTCGACAACCAGACCACCTGGCGCAACCAGTTCGTGTTCGACGATCGCAACATCAACCAGCCGACCGGCACCACGAGCGCGATCGGCGATTATCCGTCCTATAATTTCATGAGCGACGTCGTCAGGCGAAGCCAGTTGTTTGGTATGGACGCGACCAGCTATGCTGGCGTGTTCTACAACACTTTGAGCTGGTCCGGTGACACGCGCAACGTGATGCCCGGCGGGAACGCCACGCTTGGCGCACTATCGTCGAATGTCACCGGCGAGCACACCAATTACGGTGTCCGCGCGCGCGAAGAACTCAGGCTCACCGATTCATGGACGGCCATCGCCGGAATCGGGTGGGAGACGACGCATCTAAAGGGCATCAATACAGCCTACACCTATGCCGGACCAACGGGAATCGCGGCCACGGCGATCAAAAGCGCGGATCGCCAATTCCAGAACACCGCGCCGGAATTCGCGCTGCAATACCGCGCGAACAAGGACTGGCTCCTCCATGCCAGGGTCGCGACCGGCTACGGGACGCCACAGGTCGGTAACCTGTTCGTGCTGCCAAATGGCCAGAACGGCAACAACACGCAGCTCAATGCCCAAAAGAACCTCGGTTATGACCTCGGCCTTGACTGGACACCGGATCCCACGCTCAGGGTGAGCGCGACCGGCTTCTACGAGTTCTTCCGCGATGAGCTGGTCTCACAGGCAACGCCCCTCGGCGCGCCCAATTCGAGCTACACGTTCAATGCCCCGAAATCCGAGCACCGGGGCGTCGAACTATTGGCAGACTGGCGCTTCTTGCCAAACTGGCGGGTGACAGCCGCTTATACTTATCTCGACGAAATCTACACGAGCTACACCGAGAATATCAACAACGGCGCCACTTTCAGCTTCAATCGGGCGGGCAACAAAATTCCCGGCGTTTCGCCGAACGAACTGACGGCGCGGCTGTCCTATGACCAACTCTCTGGATCCTTGAAAGGCGTCGGCGCGTTCGTCGAGCTCCAGTGGAAGGACGCCTTCTACATGGACAACGCCAATCTCCTGAAGGCTCCCGGCTACGATCTGGTCAACCTCAACCTGCACTACGACAGGCCGCTGCAATCGGACTACCTGAAGTCGCTTCATCTTTTCTTCGAAGTGCGGAACGTCTTCGACAAGACATACGTCGCATCCGCCAACAATATCGCGAATTCGGTAACCGGCGCGGGTATTCAAAACCCCGCGAGCGTCCTGGCCAACACCGGCGGCTCCATCTATGCCGGATCGCCGCGCACGTTCATCGCCGGAATGAGGCTTGCGTTTCGATAGCATGAGGTGTGTGACCATGATCAGAACAGCAACCCTCGCTGCGATCGCGCTTCTCTTGCAGGGTGCCGCAAGCGCGCAAATGAGCCATCACCACGTATCGGAGGCCGCCTGCGATACGGCCGAATTGCGATGCGCCACCAAGGTCACGCCGGCATTCGCCCCGGACGGAACCTTGTGGCTGGCGTGGATGGCAGGCGGCCGTATTTCGGTGGCCAGTTCCAAAGATCGCGGAAAGACCTTTTCAACGCCGGTCGCAGTCGTTGATCGACCGCTCAAGTTGGATTGGGGACCCGATGCGCGCCCCAAGATCGTCGTTGACCGCCACAACCGGATCGCCATCGCCTTCTCGATTTTCAGGGACAAGAACTTCAACGGCGAGGTATTGTACACGCGCTCGGTGGATGGAGGTCACAGCTTCGCCAAGCCCGTTCCCATTACGCCTAACACGGAAAGTCAACGCTTCGAGCAACTCGCGCTGGATGCCGACGGCTCGGTCTTCGTGGCCTGGCTCGACAAGCGCAACCGGGCGCAGGCGCGCGCCGACAATCGAAGCTATAACGGGGCGGGGTTGTTCTTTGCATGGTCGAAGGACGGTGGTGGAACTTACTCCGAAGCCCGCATGGTGAAGGACAACACCTGCGAGTGCTGCCGGATTTCCGTCGCATTCTCCGGCCCAGGTCGGCCCGCCATTCTGTTTCGCAATATCTTCCCGGGCAGCGTTCGGGACCACGCGATCGTCACCTTCAAGGATGCGGCGACGCCGGGAGCGATCTACCGCGTCAGCCATGACGACTGGAAGACCGAGGCGTGCCCGCATCAGGGGCCGAGCCTCGCCATCTCGCCGAGGGGGACCTATCACGCGGTCTGGTTTACCGGCGGCGGAGTTCGAAAGGGTTTGTTCTATGCGCGTTCGACCGACGGCGGCGAGAGGTTTTCCGAGCCAATGGCCGTCGGCAGGCCGGACCGGAACGCATCACGCCCCTACGTGCTGGCGAGCGCCTCGGACACCACGATCGTCTGGAAAGAATTCGACGGTGAGAAGACAACCGTGAAACTTATGACGTCCGGCGACGACGGGAAAACCTGGTCGCAACCGAGGGTCATCGCTGCGACAACCGACGCGTCGGACCATCCTTTGCTCGTAAGTAACGGACCCAAGATATTTCTGTCGTGGATGACCAAGGCTGACGGCTACCGCATCGTGCCGATCGAGGACGCACCATGAAGCGTCAATTGTTATTTGCGGTCGCGTTTGTATGGGCATTTCTCCCGCAACATCTTGCGGCGCACGATCAATTGCACGCATTCCAGCGCGGAAGCTGGCAAGCCATCCTCCATGCACATGCGGGCCGTCCCACGATGGTCAATTTCTGGGGCGTCACATGCGGCCCTTGCAAGGTCGAACTGCCGCTGCTCGGGCAGTTCGTCAAAGACAATCCGGGTGTCGACGTCGTAACGGTCAATGCCGACCTCGTTCCGAACGCGCCCGAAGCAACGCTGTCGATGCTTGCAAAGGCCGGACTATCGTCGGTTGAGAACTGGACCTTCAGCGACGGTTTTGTCGAACGATTGCGCTTTGAGATCGATCCCAACTGGCAGGGCGACATCCCGCGCACGATGTTGATTGCGCGCAATGGCAAAGTCACGACCATCGAAGGCATCGCCGACTTTACCGACGTGAGGAAATGGTTCGGCGCTCAAGCGATCGAAGCGAGATGAAAAGCTTCGGCCTGGCCGTTCGGCCTGCTACCAGGCAGGCCATTTAACGCGATTTCAAGTCGCGCTGCCGGCAGTCCCGGCTTTGTCCAGGGATTGTCCAAGATTGCGCGGATCTTTGAACGGCTGATCGCGGTAACTTGTATCCTAAAAACGCCGGGAGGAGCAGCGTCTTTGCTCCAGATCAAAGAACTCTTGCAAGGGATGTGCATCCTTGACTCGTTAGGAAAGGAGACCATCATGCCAACCGAGACAATCATTGTGGCCGGGTTTGTTGTCGCCATCATAACTATACTCTCGTTGACTATAGCTTATGGCCAGCGTCAGACCACGGCTTATCGCCGTGAACACCCGCAAAAGTAAGCTCGCTGAACTGCATCGATCGCGACCGTGCCGCTCCAGAAATCCGGACGGTCGTATGAAGCCAGCATGAAGAAGCATGGCGACGGACGGCGCTCCGCTGTCCTCGCCCGCTCCCCGAACACTTCCTTGGTATCGCAACCCCACCTTGCGGTCGGACCAGAGAGTTGGCGCGATAATAGGCGCTGTATTTTCCGACATAAGCAAAACTGTACGGCGTCGGCAGCGGATCGCCCGGATCGGAGCTTTCCTGCAGAACCGTTCGTCACGGCATCGCAGAACCGATCCTTGAACGTGATAGCGGGACTTCGATCGTTCGTTACGTTGTTACTACCGAACTGGCGCGCTTGCCGGCGTTCCCGCTATTAGCGTTGTTCTCTTTACGTCCCATACCAGCTTTACATCACGTGACCATCTTCGTATGACGCGCCATCCTCAACAAACGATGGACACCCAAGAAATGGCGAAGAAGGCCAAGAAGAAGATTGTTCGCAAGCTTTTCACAAAAGACGACGTGAAGACGCTCAAGGCTCATTCAAAAGCCAGGACGCCGGTCGCAAAGATCGCTAAGCAGATGAAGCGCACCGAAGGCTCGCTTCGTCAGAAGGCAATCAAGCTTGGGATCGGTCTTGGACATATGAGGTAGAACTGACGGCGTGATTCGCCGCGCGGCTTTCGAGTTGAGGGCGACGCCGGTTCCAGAAAGCTGTGTCCCACCGCGCGGCGGCCGCATAGCGAGCCGCAAGGGCTGGCACGTAATCGGCAAAACCCTGCGCCGCGATCATCGCGTAGCGCCTGCGAGCGAGTTCATCCCGGCCGTCGATCATATCCGACGCGACATAGGCGGCGAGGATGCCCGAGCGCAGCGCATGAACGATCCCGCGCGACGACAGCGGATCGGCGGTGAACAGGGTGTCGCCCGCTGCGACCCAACGCTCGCCCGCGGCCTGATCGACTGTGGCTGTTCCCGCTGCCTTTACCAACCTTGCGGTCTCGCGTGCA from Nitrobacter sp. NHB1 carries:
- a CDS encoding TonB-dependent receptor domain-containing protein codes for the protein MFRSRILSRVLSGVSALALLAVCDDATAQTAGQTLPGITIEAPHPARTSPRKKQSVARRAAPRPSQPQPAVAAKPQPVVAAKPSPVPIDSSLATLYQAPGGQTQTSIGRDQFDNRPSFSVADVLRDSPGISVKQGNGPRDFGISIRGSNARNGYGIRNLVIFDDGFPVTQPDGLSRSDLIDPRAYGAIDVIRGPSSALYGNYATGGALNFRTRRGGEINGFEYGLDAGSYGYLNNYLTAGKKIGNFEASLFASDVRGDGYFGNSWFNTQTVNFLGTLQATPDDRFTFKLINNMLDARIPIRSSLNQFYTNPFQRGCATAAMAAPGCGTITLFNNGFNATAGTDRETAEQAGLGRTDRRTIVGGRWEHDFDNQTTWRNQFVFDDRNINQPTGTTSAIGDYPSYNFMSDVVRRSQLFGMDATSYAGVFYNTLSWSGDTRNVMPGGNATLGALSSNVTGEHTNYGVRAREELRLTDSWTAIAGIGWETTHLKGINTAYTYAGPTGIAATAIKSADRQFQNTAPEFALQYRANKDWLLHARVATGYGTPQVGNLFVLPNGQNGNNTQLNAQKNLGYDLGLDWTPDPTLRVSATGFYEFFRDELVSQATPLGAPNSSYTFNAPKSEHRGVELLADWRFLPNWRVTAAYTYLDEIYTSYTENINNGATFSFNRAGNKIPGVSPNELTARLSYDQLSGSLKGVGAFVELQWKDAFYMDNANLLKAPGYDLVNLNLHYDRPLQSDYLKSLHLFFEVRNVFDKTYVASANNIANSVTGAGIQNPASVLANTGGSIYAGSPRTFIAGMRLAFR
- a CDS encoding sialidase family protein, with the protein product MIRTATLAAIALLLQGAASAQMSHHHVSEAACDTAELRCATKVTPAFAPDGTLWLAWMAGGRISVASSKDRGKTFSTPVAVVDRPLKLDWGPDARPKIVVDRHNRIAIAFSIFRDKNFNGEVLYTRSVDGGHSFAKPVPITPNTESQRFEQLALDADGSVFVAWLDKRNRAQARADNRSYNGAGLFFAWSKDGGGTYSEARMVKDNTCECCRISVAFSGPGRPAILFRNIFPGSVRDHAIVTFKDAATPGAIYRVSHDDWKTEACPHQGPSLAISPRGTYHAVWFTGGGVRKGLFYARSTDGGERFSEPMAVGRPDRNASRPYVLASASDTTIVWKEFDGEKTTVKLMTSGDDGKTWSQPRVIAATTDASDHPLLVSNGPKIFLSWMTKADGYRIVPIEDAP
- a CDS encoding TlpA family protein disulfide reductase; the encoded protein is MKRQLLFAVAFVWAFLPQHLAAHDQLHAFQRGSWQAILHAHAGRPTMVNFWGVTCGPCKVELPLLGQFVKDNPGVDVVTVNADLVPNAPEATLSMLAKAGLSSVENWTFSDGFVERLRFEIDPNWQGDIPRTMLIARNGKVTTIEGIADFTDVRKWFGAQAIEAR